In a genomic window of Gossypium arboreum isolate Shixiya-1 chromosome 9, ASM2569848v2, whole genome shotgun sequence:
- the LOC108454581 gene encoding proteasome subunit alpha type-5-like — protein MFLTRTEYDRGVNTFSPEGRLFQVEYAIEAIKLGSTAIGLKTKDGVVLAVEKRITSPLLEPSSVEKIMEIDEHIGCAMSGLIADARTLVEHARVETQNHRFSYGEPMIVESTTQALCDLALRFGEGDEESMSRPFGVSLLIAGHDENGPSLYYTDPSGTFWQCNAKAIGSGSEGADSSLQEQYNKDLTLQEAEAIALSILKQVMEEKVTPNNVDIARVAPTFHLYTPSEVEAVITRL, from the exons ATGTTTCTCACAAG GACTGAGTATGATCGTGGGGTCAACACATTTTCTCCGGAAGGAAGATTGTTCCAAGTGGAATATGCAATTGAGGCCATCAAG CTGGGTTCAACTGCAATTGGGCTAAAGACGAAAGACGGTGTCGTTTTGGCTGTGGAGAAGCGTATTACTTCACCATTGTTG GAACCCAGTAGTGTTGAGAAGATTATGGAAATTGATGAGCATATAGGATGTGCCATGAGTGGGTTGATTGCTGATGCACGGACCCTTGTTGAACATGCACGAGTTGAAACTCAG AACCATAGATTCTCATATGGTGAGCCAATGATCGTGGAGTCTACAACTCAAGCTCTTTGTGATCTGGCCCTTCGATTCGGTGAAGGAGATGAAGAATCCATG TCCCGGCCATTTGGGGTATCTCTTCTCATTGCTGGTCATGATGAGAATGGGCCTAGCTT ATACTATACCGATCCCTCTGGCACATTTTGGCAATGCAATGCAAAAGCTATAGGTTCGGGTTCCGAAGGTGCTGATAGCTCTTTGCAAGAGCAATACAACAAG GACTTAACTCTTCAAGAAGCTGAAGCAATTGCTCTGTCGATTTTAAAGCAAGTAATGGAAGAAAAG GTGACTCCCAACAATGTTGATATCGCTCGAGTAGCACCGACATTCCATCTATACACCCCGTCAGAGGTCGAAGCTGTCATTACTCGTCTATGA
- the LOC108456019 gene encoding uncharacterized protein LOC108456019 isoform X1: MSVITYSFPVSLPFKTSKPHVNKIVMLQNNQVPCKKSPEIQISGFSNNNKVFEDKALGVICYRDDNGEIVCEGYDEGPRFISPTLFHHRDAEILDLLQERWIQIVNSGGFKNPKNGVSNFKGNGFNKFL, encoded by the exons ATGTCTGTAATTACATATTCTTTTCCTGTTAGTCTCCCTTTTAAAACATCGAAACCACATGTGAACAAGATCGTGATGCTTCAAAACAACCAAGTTCCTTGTAAGAAATCACCGGAAATTCAGATCAGTGGTTTCTCCAACAACAATAAG GTTTTTGAGGATAAAGCTTTGGGTGTAATATGTTACAGAGATGATAATGGTGAAATAGTTTGTGAAGGGTATGATGAAGGTCCTCGTTTCATTTCTCCTACTCTTTTTCATCATAG AGATGCAGAGATCCTTGATCTTCTTCAAGAAAGATGGATTCAAATTGTTAATAGTGGAGGcttcaaaaaccctaaaaatgggGTTTCAAACTTCAAGGGGAATGGTTTTAACAAATTCCTTTAG
- the LOC108456019 gene encoding uncharacterized protein LOC108456019 isoform X2, translating to MSVITYSFPVSLPFKTSKPHVNKIVMLQNNQVPCKKSPEIQISGFSNNNKVFEDKALGVICYRDDNGEIVCEGDAEILDLLQERWIQIVNSGGFKNPKNGVSNFKGNGFNKFL from the exons ATGTCTGTAATTACATATTCTTTTCCTGTTAGTCTCCCTTTTAAAACATCGAAACCACATGTGAACAAGATCGTGATGCTTCAAAACAACCAAGTTCCTTGTAAGAAATCACCGGAAATTCAGATCAGTGGTTTCTCCAACAACAATAAG GTTTTTGAGGATAAAGCTTTGGGTGTAATATGTTACAGAGATGATAATGGTGAAATAGTTTGTGAAGG AGATGCAGAGATCCTTGATCTTCTTCAAGAAAGATGGATTCAAATTGTTAATAGTGGAGGcttcaaaaaccctaaaaatgggGTTTCAAACTTCAAGGGGAATGGTTTTAACAAATTCCTTTAG